One stretch of Manis pentadactyla isolate mManPen7 chromosome 10, mManPen7.hap1, whole genome shotgun sequence DNA includes these proteins:
- the LOC118927262 gene encoding ribitol-5-phosphate xylosyltransferase 1 isoform X1: MRLTRKRLCSFLIALYCLFSLYAAYHVFFGRRRLAPAGSLRGLRKGAASARERRGREQFTLESEEWNPWEGDEKYEQQHRLKTSLQILNKSTKGKTDFHVQIWGKAAIGLYLWEHIFEGLLEPTDVTAQWREGNSVVGRTHYSFVTGPAVVPGYFSVDVNNVVLVLNGREKTKIFYSTQWLLYAQNLVQTQKLQHLAVVLLGNEHCNNEWINRFLKRNGGFVELLFIIYDSPWINDVDVFQWPLGVATYRNFPVVEASWSMLHNERPYLCNFLGTVYENSSRQALMNILKQDGKDKLCWVSAREQWQPQETNESLKNYQDALLQSDLTLCPVGVNTECYRIYEACSYGSVPVVEDVMTAGSCGDASANHIAPLQLLKSMDAPFIFIKNWKELPAVLEKEKTMILQEKIQRRKMLLHWYQQFKTELKMRFTNILESSFLINNKG, encoded by the exons ATGCGGCTGACGCGGAAGCGGCTCTGCTCGTTTCTCATCGCCCTGTACTGCCTATTCTCCCTCTACGCCGCCTACCACGTCTTCTTCGGGCGCCGCCGCCTGGCTCCGGCCGGGTCTTTGCGGGGCCTCAGGAAGGGGGCGGCCTCGGCGCGGGAGAGACGCGGCCGAG AGCAGTTTACTTTGGAAAGTGAAGAATGGAATCCTTGGGAAGGAGATGAAAAATATGAGCAACAACACAGACTTAAAACTAGCcttcaaatattaaataaatccACAAAAGGGAAAACAGACTTCCATGTACAAATCTGGGGCAAAGCTGCCATTG GTTTATATCTCTGGGAGCACATTTTTGAAGGCTTACTTGAACCCACTGATGTGACAGCTCAGTGGAGAGAAGGAAATTCAGTTGTAGGAAGAACACATTACAG TTTCGTCACTGGTCCTGCTGTAGTCCCAGGGTACTTCTCTGTTGATGTGAACAATGTGGTACTTGTtttaaatggaagagaaaaaactAAGATCTTTTATTCCACCCAGTGGTTACTTTATGCACAAAATTTAGTGCAAACTCAAAAACTTCAGCATCTTGCTGTTGTTTTGCTTGGAAATGAACATTGtaataatgaatggataaaccgaTTCCTCAAAAGAAATGGAGGCTTTGTGGAGCTGCTCTTCATAATATATGACAGCCCTTGGATTAATGATGTGGATGTTTTTCAGTGGCCTTTAGGAGTAGCAAC ATACAGGAATTTTCCCGTGGTGGAAGCAAGTTGGTCAATGTTGCATAATGAAAGGCCTTACTTATGCAATTTCTTAGGAACTGTTTATGAAAATTCTTCCAGACAAGCACTAATGAACATTTTGAAACAAGATGGGAAAGATAAGCTTTGTTGGGTTTCAGCAAGAGAACA gtGGCAGCCTCAGGAAACAAATGAAAGCCTTAAGAATTATCAAGATGCTTTGCTACAGAGTGATCTCACATTGTGCCCAGTGGGAGTAAACACGGAATGTTATAGGATATACGAGGCTTGCTCCTACGGCTCAGTTCCTGTGGTAGAAGACGTGATGACAGCTGGCAGCTGTGGAGATGCATCTGCTAACCATATTGCTCCTCTGCAGTTACTCAAGTCCATGGACGCACCCTTTATCTTTATTAAGAACTGGAAGGAACTTCCTGCTGttctagaaaaagagaaaactatgaTTTTACAAGAAAagattcaaagaagaaaaatgttactTCACTGGTACCAACAATTCAAAACAGAGCTAAAAATgagatttactaatattttagaaAGTTCATTTTTAATCAACAATAAAGGTTAA
- the LOC118927262 gene encoding ribitol-5-phosphate xylosyltransferase 1 isoform X2: protein MLHNERPYLCNFLGTVYENSSRQALMNILKQDGKDKLCWVSAREQWQPQETNESLKNYQDALLQSDLTLCPVGVNTECYRIYEACSYGSVPVVEDVMTAGSCGDASANHIAPLQLLKSMDAPFIFIKNWKELPAVLEKEKTMILQEKIQRRKMLLHWYQQFKTELKMRFTNILESSFLINNKG, encoded by the exons ATGTTGCATAATGAAAGGCCTTACTTATGCAATTTCTTAGGAACTGTTTATGAAAATTCTTCCAGACAAGCACTAATGAACATTTTGAAACAAGATGGGAAAGATAAGCTTTGTTGGGTTTCAGCAAGAGAACA gtGGCAGCCTCAGGAAACAAATGAAAGCCTTAAGAATTATCAAGATGCTTTGCTACAGAGTGATCTCACATTGTGCCCAGTGGGAGTAAACACGGAATGTTATAGGATATACGAGGCTTGCTCCTACGGCTCAGTTCCTGTGGTAGAAGACGTGATGACAGCTGGCAGCTGTGGAGATGCATCTGCTAACCATATTGCTCCTCTGCAGTTACTCAAGTCCATGGACGCACCCTTTATCTTTATTAAGAACTGGAAGGAACTTCCTGCTGttctagaaaaagagaaaactatgaTTTTACAAGAAAagattcaaagaagaaaaatgttactTCACTGGTACCAACAATTCAAAACAGAGCTAAAAATgagatttactaatattttagaaAGTTCATTTTTAATCAACAATAAAGGTTAA